CGGGCACGCGTCGCCCTCGACGCTCGATTGGGCCGTGGTGATTGCAAGCCTTGCAATCGTGTATCAGGTCGTACGCATCATTCAAAATTTCAAATCCCCGGATTGATCGATTCCGTCACCGGACACAATGGACTTGTGTCCGGTTTGAAAAAGACGCCAAACCCTTATTGTAAAAGGGATTTTTGGCATTTCTTCGTTGACGCCGATGCATGCAATCCCTCATAATCGGACATATCATATGCAGGACGACAATGTGTTGAGTGAGGGAGACGCGTGGAATACGTTCATCCCATTCGGGATCGAAAGCACGTGGAAGCGATGAAACGGGTGTTAAAAGGCGGCCCTGGGGGGCTGCGTGACGCCACCTTGTTCACCTTGGGGATCAATTCAGGTCTTCGCATTTCTGACCTGCTGGCGCTTCACATCGGGGACGTCCAGGATGAACAAAAGCGGATCAAGGAACGCATCGAGATTCGCGAGCGAAAGACGGGCAAGATCAAGGATTTCCCGATGGGGAAGACGGCGAAAAAAGCGCTTGCTGAGTATTTGGCGCAGCGTCCGGATGCGCAATTGGAAGAACCGTTGTTTTTGTCCAAACAAAAGCGCCCCCTCTCGCGAAGCCAGGCGTGGTTTGTTTTGAGCCAGGCCGCGCAAGCGGTGGGCATCAAGGAACGGATCGGCACGCACACGCTGCGAAAGACGTTTGGGTATCACGCCCATCAGTCGGGCGTTGATATCACGCGCATTCA
This region of Ferroacidibacillus organovorans genomic DNA includes:
- a CDS encoding site-specific integrase — its product is MEYVHPIRDRKHVEAMKRVLKGGPGGLRDATLFTLGINSGLRISDLLALHIGDVQDEQKRIKERIEIRERKTGKIKDFPMGKTAKKALAEYLAQRPDAQLEEPLFLSKQKRPLSRSQAWFVLSQAAQAVGIKERIGTHTLRKTFGYHAHQSGVDITRIQKLLNHSAPSVTLAYIGITQDELDDVYLTLEL